The genomic stretch AGGCTTGCAACAATCGCCACGATTGAAATGGTCCCCAACAAACACATCTAGTCTACCGTCCGGCCGGGATCGCGGTGATAGGCGGGGTGGGACCGGGGCCGACGGGGCCTTGTGCGGGGGTGCGGCATGGGGGTTAAATGATTGAGTGGTGGGCCGGCTGTTATTCCGATCCACCACTCACCCCCAAAGCGTTGTGTGTCCAATGTAGTGGAGTGTTCACACATTCATTATTATTGCATTAGTAATGGAAAAGTACATATTTGTCGTGTGAGACGGCAATCACGTGTCCGCCGGCAGCAGTTTTGAGCCCGCTCAGACGGCCGCTTTCCTTCGCTTGGTGCCCTTCAGATAGGACAGCCAGACCAGTGCAAGTCCCACCGCCACGAACAGCACGGCACTGAAAGAGATCCCCCGAAGCAGGGCGTCGTTGGTGTCCGGAAGCACTTGCAATGGCACCGTGGCCAGGACAAGGACGAAGCCGATGCACATCAAAAATGCAGAGGCCCTGTCCAAGAGCAGGTGCCGCGCAAATGTGGCCCTTGCCGTGGGGACCACCACGCAGGCAGCGGCGTAGGCCATGTAGGCCATGCCAAATCCGGAGTATGCGGTGAGCGCCGGTTCGCCGGGCAGCGCCGACAGCCCCGTGGAGGAAGGGGCCTTGGTGGAGAAGAAATAGCTGACCCAGATGCCCAGGGAACAAATCACCAGTACGGCGATGCCCACGGGTCCCCGGACCATTGCCCATGCGAGCGGCGAGTTGTAGGCTGCCGCCACCTTGGCGGCCAACAGGAAAAAGACGGCAAAGAGGCTCAGCCTCAACAGCACGTTGGCGAGATTGATCCCGCCCAGCACGGCATCGATAGGCATGTAGATTGCGTGGATGCTCAGCCCCACGCTCAGGGAGGCCATGGCAAAAATCCAAAACAGGCTCCGGTTCCGCCCCTTGAGCATGGAGGGGAACCGGATGGCCGTGCAGGCCAGGCAGGCAAAGAGGGCAGCGAGCTGCAGAACTGTCGTCATCCCAGGTTCTCCCAAATGTTCTGGACCGCCGCGGCGTCATCTTCAGAGCGGCGCAGCACGCGCCCCAATACGTCAAGCCTGTGGGATGCAAGCAGCACCAGCTCGCTGTCGGCCACCTGGTGCAGCGCCAGCTCCCGGGCGTCGGGGGCCCATCCGGCCTCGGCCGGCGACAGAAATCCGGTGGCCACCAGTCCGTTGGTCAGTCCCACCCCCGCAATGCGGGCGCTTTCAATGGCCAGCTCGGCGTTGAGGCGGTTGGCGGTGATCTGTGCCGAAAGGTTTTGTGGGGCGATGGATGCCTGGCGGGCAACTTTTTGCCGCAGCTCCGAGGTGTCAACGGCGTCGAGCCATGCGCGGACCGAGGAACGGTGGTGCGGGCCCGACAATGCAAAGGTGCCCGGGGCGGCGTCGTTCTCCGCAGCGGCCTGCCTGTGGAGGATCTCCTGCAGCAGGTCGGTGTCCGAGATTTGGCTGAGGGCTTCGGCCTGGGTGGGTGCCGTGATGCCGGAGGCCAGGTCCTGGAAGGCGGGGAAGGCGGCCAGCGACGTGACCACGGGAAGTTCCAGGGAACGGCTGACGGCCGCAATCGTGGCCAGGGAAACGCGCCCGCGCACCAGCTGCTGCGCCAGCGTGGAGCGCTTAATGCCGGCGGCGCGGCACACGGCGGCATGGCTCATGGAGCCTGCCACCGAGGAAAGCCAATGTTGGAAACTTTTTGCCGAGACGCTCACGGGGTGAATGCTACTTGAAAAGCCGGCTCCGTGCCGCTCGGCAGGTGTGCCGCCGTGCCGGGTGCCCCTGTTGCCAGGCCATCAGTCCCGGGAGTCGACGATCCCCCGAAAACGGCTTCCGACGCCGTCGAACTGGCTGCGGCGCAAGCCCGGTGCAGGGTCGGGCAGTTCGCTGTTGTCGTGGAAGTCGCAGATGACGTAGCTGAACTCCGGCCACCATTTCTTGGGCCGGGCGACCTCCAGAAAGTCGCACAGGTAGCAGCGCAGCTCTACCCAGACGGGGCGCTTGCCAGTGGCGTTGGCCCGGGACTGTGCAAGCCAGGCCGGGGGATTGGCGTCGATGGCGGCCACTTCGGCGGCGCTGAGCCGGGAGGGGATGCCGTTGCGGGCGGCCATCTCCGGGGGGATGTTCAGTGCCTGGGCCACTTGCCGCCGGTTCAGCGACTTGCGGTTCAGAGATTCACGGGGGGAAGGGTTGTTTTCCATGTTCTACCAAGGATAGGTGGCCCTGCCGGGACTGGCGATTTCTGGCCGCCCGAATGTGTCACGGGAACGTCCGCGGCGGCGTGTT from Arthrobacter stackebrandtii encodes the following:
- a CDS encoding DUF5997 family protein — encoded protein: MENNPSPRESLNRKSLNRRQVAQALNIPPEMAARNGIPSRLSAAEVAAIDANPPAWLAQSRANATGKRPVWVELRCYLCDFLEVARPKKWWPEFSYVICDFHDNSELPDPAPGLRRSQFDGVGSRFRGIVDSRD